In Aspergillus fumigatus Af293 chromosome 4, whole genome shotgun sequence, one genomic interval encodes:
- a CDS encoding methionine aminopeptidase 2, with product MAAQVSEKLQDLHLNGLNGDAKSNATVIGQTEAGEAEDDSDDEKEDGNTAPEAGAGGGAYLHVWVIFEMPVSQALGMLAYNSRIPAAKKKKRKSKKKKKGGAKVQSSPPRVPVSNLFPNNQYPEGEIVEYKNENSYRTTNEEKRYLDRMNNNFLQEYRQAAEVHRQVRQYAQKTIKPGQTLTEIAEGIEDAVRALTGHQGLEEGDNLKGGMGFPCGLSINHCAAHYTPNAGNKMVLQQGDVMKVDFGAHINGRIVDSAFTMTFDPVYDPLLEAVKDATNTGIREAGIDVRMSDIGAAIQEAMESYEVELNGTMYPVKCIRNLNGHNIDRHIIHGGKSVPIVKGSDQTKMEEGETFAIETFGSTGKGYVREDVSALRKTPLLAFGICLPHIFLQMETSHYALIPDAPSVPLRLSSAKNLLNVINKNFGTLPFCRRYLDRLGQEKYLLGLNNLVSSGIVQDYPPLCDVKGSYTAQFEHTILLRPTVKEVISRGDDY from the exons ATGGCGGCTCAGGTTAGcgagaagctgcaggaccTCCACC TGAACGGCCTGAATGGTGACGCCAAATCAAATGCCACTGTTATCGGTCAGACAGAAGCTGgtgaggcagaagatgactcggacgacgagaaggaagatggaaaTACTGCTCCGGAGGCCGGTGCAGGCGGAGGTGCGTACCTACACGTCTGGGTCATATTTGAAATGCCTGTCAGTCAGGCCTTGGGAATGCTTGCTTACAATTCCCGGATTCCAgctgcaaagaaaaagaagcgcaagtccaagaagaagaagaagggaggcGCCAAGGTTCAGAGTTCTCCCCCGCGTGTCCCAGTATCGAATCTTTTCCCCAACAATCAATATCCCGAGGGCGAAATCGTTGAATATAAGAATGAGAACTCCTATCGCACAACcaacgaggagaagcgtTATCTGGATCGCATGAACAACAACTTCTTGCAGGAGTACCGCCAAGCTGCCGAGGTGCATCGTCAGGTCCGCCAGTATGCGCAAAAGACGATCAAGCCCGGCCAGACCTTGACAGAAATTGCCGAGGGTATTGAGGATGCAGTGCGTGCTCTGACTGGTCACCAGGGACTTGAGGAAGGTGATAACCTCAAGGGTGGTATGGGTTTCCCTTGCGGTTTGAGCATTAATCATTGTGCGGCTCATTACACTCCCAATGCTGGCAATAAGATGGTGTTGCAGCAAGGGGATGTGATGAAGGTCGACTTTGGTGCTCATATCAACGGCCGCATTGTTGACAGTGCCTTTACTATGACTTTTGATCCTGTCTACGACCCTCTGCTGGAAGCCGTCAAGGATGCTACCAACACCGGTATTCGG GAAGCCGGTATCGATGTGCGTATGAGCGACATTGGTGCAGCCATCCAGGAGGCCATGGAGAGTTATGAAGTCGAGCTCAACGGCACGATGTACCCTGTGAAGTGCATCCGGAACCTGAACGGTCACAATATCGATCGGCACATTATCCACGGCGGCAAGAGTGTGCCCATTGTGAAGGGCAGTGACCAAACCAAGATGGAGGAGGGTGAAACCTTCGCCATCGAGACCTTCGGTAGTACTGGGAAGGGTTACGTGAGAGAAGACGTAAGTGCTCTCAGGAAGACGCCGTTGCTTGCGTTCGGAATATGCTTACCCCATATTTTTCTGCAGATGGAAACGTCCCACTATGCCCTGATCCCCGATGCGCCTTCGGTCCCTCTCAGACTCTCTTCTGCGAAGAACTTGCTCAATGTCATCAACAAGAATTTCGGCACACTGCCCTTCTGCCGTCGGTATCTTGACCGACTAGGCCAGGAGAAATATCTCCTTGGA TTAAATAACCTTGTTTCGTCGGGTATCGTACAGGATTATCCTCCACTCTGTGATGTCAAAGGTTCATACACCGCCCAATTCGAACAT ACCATACTTCTCAGACCAACCGTAAAGGAAGTCATAAGCCGGGGAGACGATTACTAA
- a CDS encoding sphingolipid delta(4)-desaturase family protein, whose amino-acid sequence MCQCSPTWNLSTPKPIISNYYCCLIVKAQRQLTHIVLFRFPVHSFFLLHPWTKLSRVLQSPYSTMPSVDATASAPHLRVSAAKNQGDRSSTDTQPSARIPPPEQSAVEDKFFWTYTEEPHRSRRQAIIKAHPEVTRLCGPEPLTKYVVLGVVTLQICCAYLLRDTSFFSWSFWATAYIIGATANQNLFLAIHEISHNLAFRSAMANRLLAIFANLPIGLPYSAAFRPYHLTHHKSLGVAGLDTDLPTAVEAFFLDSLLGKAFFCTFQIFFYAVRPMFIYSPPFTYIHLLNLITQLSFDYALTKFCGGSLQPLLYLLLSSFLAGSLHPCAGHFIAEHYFFSRVESGGTESIEEQRKMRANSGASKQKQQPHPLDSLPPPETYSYYGPLNILTYNVGLHNEHHDFPAIPWTRLHELHRIAKEFYEPLPCHRSWVWVIWTFILDKNVGLWCRVKRAQGGRLVGGGNGRAGEGICAASPETDEEGDGWKESEIQN is encoded by the exons ATGTGCCAGTGTAGCCCCACGTGGAATCTATCAACTCCGAAACCGATAATCTCCAATTATTATTGTTGTCTGATTGTCAAGGCTCAACGTCAATTGACCCATATCGTTCTCTTTCGTTTCCCAGTTCACTCTTTTTTTCTGTTGCATCCATGGACTAAGTTGTCACGAGTCTTGCAATCCCCTTACTCCACCATGCCCTCTGTCGATGCAACTGCCTCTGCACCTCACCTCCGCGTGTCCGCCGCAAAGAACCAGGGCGATAGGTCCTCAACGGATACTCAACCATCAGCGAGAATTCCACCCCCGGAGCAGTCGGCGGTCGAAGATAAATTCTTCTGGACCTATACGGAAGAGCCTCATCGGTCGAGGCGGCAGGCGATCATCAAAGCTCATCCAGAG GTAACCAGGCTGTGCGGGCCTGAGCCTCTCACCAAATATGTCGTTCTAGGCGTTGTTACCCTGCAGATTTGCTGTGCATACCTCCTTCGCGATACGTCGTTTTTTTCATGGTCATTCTGGGCAACGGCGTATATAATTGGAGCAACAGCAAACCAGAATCTATTCCTTGCGATCCATGAGATCTCGCATAACTTGGCCTTTCGTTCAGCAATGGCTAATCGGTTGttggccatcttcgccaATCTTCCAATTGGGCTGCCATACAGCGCCGCCTTCCGA CCATACCATCTCACACATCACAAATCCCTCGGCGTCGCAGGTCTCGACACCGACCTCCCCACCGCAGTTGAAGCTTTCTTCCTAGACTCCCTCCTAGGCAAGGCATTCTTCTGCACCTTCCAGATATTCTTCTACGCCGTCCGCCCCATGTTCATCTACAGTCCTCCATTCACCTATATTCACCTGCTTAACCTCATCACTCAACTCTCCTTCGACTATGCCCTCACCAAGTTCTGCGGCGGTTCCCTCCAGCCACTACTCTATCTGCTCCTCAGCTCCTTCCTCGCCGGCTCTCTCCACCCCTGTGCTGGTCACTTTATCGCCGAGCACTACTTCTTCTCCCGGGTGGAGAGCGGCGGTACAGAAAGCATTGAAGAGCAGAGGAAAATGCGGGCGAACAGCGGAGCCAGcaagcaaaagcagcaacCACACCCTCTAGACTCCCTTCCGCCACCAGAGACATACTCCTACTATGGGCCCCTGAACATCCTGACATACAATGTCGGCTTGCACAACGAGCACCACGATTTCCCGGCCATCCCGTGGACGAGGCTTCATGAGCTTCACCGCATCGCGAAAGAGTTCTATGAGCCGCTCCCTTGTCACCGCAGCTGGGTCTGGGTCATCTGGACGTTCATCCTGGATAAGAATGTGGGCCTGTGGTGCCGTGTCAAGAGAGCGCAGGGCGGTCGTCTCGTTGGGGGTGGAAATGGCCGAGCGGGGGAGGGGATATGTGCTGCTTCTCCCGAAACCGACGAAGAGGGAGATGGTTGGAAGGAAAGTGAGATTCAGAATTGA
- a CDS encoding UBA and UBX domain-containing protein — MATSDLDQLIEMGFDKERAELAVARTGGLQGALEWLEENQDKSLEEIKAGGSKEGEDEKGPALQPGEEPRSLACNECGKKFRSQAQAEFHASKSGHVDFSESTEEIAPLTEEEKKAKLEELRQKLAAKRAAQAEQDKLDQKRNEEIRRKSTKESQDIKEELQRKQMMKEAAKKKQEKLEELEAKRRIKARIEADKEERRLRAEREKAERAGMAPPAQQAAPAPTTSGPVASKPAAAYTETRLRFQTPKGNIMKTMPVTTTLFEVAAALKQEDGIDVQSFVQNFPRKVYNAEFFGESLKDLGLIPSASLIVQ; from the exons ATGGCTACTTCAGACTTGGATCAGCTCATCGAAATGGGCTTCGATAAAGAGAGAGCGGAGCTGGCGGTGGCAAGAACCGGTGGAC TCCAAGGGGCTTTAGAGTGGCTTGAGGAAAACCAAGACAAGTCGTTGGAGGAAATAAAGGCTGGCGGGTCGAAAGAAggggaggatgagaaggggCCCGCGTTGCAACCCGGTGAAGAACCCCGCAGTCTGGCTTGCAACGAATGTGGGAAAAAGTTCCGCAGCCAGGCACAGGCAGAATTCCACGCATCTAAGTCCGGGCATGTGGACTTCTCAGAATCAACAGAAGAGATCGCACCCTTgacggaagaggagaagaaggccaaaTTGGAGGAGCTCCGGCAGAAGTTGGCCGCAAAGCGAGCGGCACAGGCTGAGCAGGATAAACTAGATCAAAAAAGGAATGAG GAAATCCGACGGAAGAGCACCAAAGAATCGCAAGACATCAAGGAAGAGCTGCAGCGGAAAcagatgatgaaggaagcggccaagaagaagcaagaaaaactggaggaacttgaAGCCAAGCGTCGCATTAAAGCCAGGATCGAAGCGGATAAAGAAGAGCGGAGACTGAGAGCTGAGCGGGAGAAAGCGGAGCGTGCCGGCATGGCACCTCCTGCACAACAAGCTGCTCCAGCGCCTACAACCTCGGGACCTGTTGCTTCCAAGCCTGCAGCTGCTTACACTGAGACTCGACTGAGATTCCAGACGCCCAAGGGGAACATCATGAAAACAATGCCCGTCACTACTACCTTGTTCGAAGTTGCCGCAGCCCTGAAACAGGAGGACGGCATTGACGTGCAAAGCTTTGTGCAAAACTTTCCTAGAAAAGTCTACAACGCCGAGTTCTTTGGTGAGTCTCTAAAAGACCTTGGACTTATTCCCAGTGCCAGTCTTATTGTCCAGTGA
- a CDS encoding RAD52 DNA repair protein RADC, which produces MPAVGDQHRSGPVCVMMPNSTGNMSGNPFEEPPRRISEYTAQEIATLQARLDKKLGPEYISSRPGAAGQKVHYLSADKCINLANEVFGFNGWSSSIQNIQIDFVEESQNTGKISLGLSVIVRVTLKDGTYHEDIGYGHIENCKGKAAAFEKAKKEGTTDALKRALRNFGNVLGNCIYDKDYVAKVTKVKATPARWDVDDLHRHPDYAPIKEPVLAKPVPEDDDLPPRLPDAGKSTSTNDTTVFDGDGEFGSDLFDEADFGVTASGNPDEIVLGPETQAKPQPPTPVKTGPQGNFHRPNPAVVTPSRPEKPFNQTVNNRQPSVLPSLNQRHNPALQNQYAGQRQPVPQGQQQNFQNSRMAPPDQPRTSQDSNLPSAAGQMPVKREIDAKAQDTAPPASSPSVLPASFFSARAVDLLRENPHTAVNAPQFDPHAESPSIRKTAGVDHSKSVPISKPMLAAASPASNNTRDFINPSTDMHRKIGAPGGIGSPMMNRGQTTSSYRPLTRQNLDPKQAISNAAADRAGFGPPNVNGKRPPLSDVTNASVSGSSGPASAVNANDPKRPKIDGNSTPSLPPQQQQQQ; this is translated from the exons ATGCCCGC TGTTGGCGACCAACACCGCAGTGGTCCAGTATGCGTCATGATGCCAAATTCGACAGGAAATATGTCCGGCAACCCATTTGAAGAGCCACCTCGGCGAATCAGCGAGTATACGGCGCAGGAAATTGCTACACTCCAAGCACGTCTGGATAAGAAACTGGGCCCTGAATACatctcctcgaggcctgGCGCAGCGGGACAGAAGGTGCACTATCTATCCGCAGACAAATGCATCAATCTTGCCAACGAGGTATTTGGCTTCAACGGCTGGTCGAGTTCGATACAGAATATTCAGATTGATTTT GTTGAGGAAAGTCAAAATACTGGGAAAATTAGCTTGGGCTTATCAGTCATTGTGAGGGTAACACTGAAGGATGGTACTTACCATGAA GATATCGGTTACGGTCATATTGAGAATTGCAAAGGAAAGGCTGCTGCTTTTGAAAAGGCCAAGAAAGAAGGGACTACTGATGCACTTAAACGTGCGTTGAGGAATTTTGGAAACGTCCTGGGTAACTGCATATACGACAAGGATTATGTTGCGAAAGTTACCAAAGTGAAAGCCACACCT GCAAGATGGGATGTTGACGATCTTCACCGGCATCCTGACTACGCACCGATAAAGGAGCCTGTTCTAGCAAAACCTGTCccagaggatgacgaccTACCTCCTCGACTACCGGATGCTGGGAAATCTACAAGTACAAATGATACAACTGTGTTTGATGGCGATGGGGAGTTTGGAA GTGATCTCTTTGACGAGGCCGATTTTGGAGTTACGGCTTCTGGGAACCCCGATGAGATAGTACTGGGACCAGAAACACAAGCAAAACCACAGCCACCAACTCCTGTAAAGACAGGCCCTCAGGGGAATTTTCACCGCCCAAACCCTGCAGTCGTAACACCTTCCAGGCCAGAAAAGCCATTCAACCAAACAGTCAACAACAGACAGCCTTCCGTCCTGCCCTCTCTCAATCAAAGACATAATCCTGCGCTGCAAAACCAATATGCCGGACAAAGGCAACCTGTCCCGCAAGGACAACAGCAGAACTTTCAAAACAGCAGAATGGCGCCCCCAGATCAACCAAGAACTAGCCAAGATTCAAACTTGCCAAGCGCAGCAGGGCAAATGCCTGTCAAGCGAGAAATCGATGCTAAAGCTCAGGACACAGCTCCCCCCGCCAGTTCACCCTCTGTTCTGCCTGCCTCATTCTTTTCAGCTCGAGCAGTAGATTTGTTGCGGGAAAACCCACATACTGCCGTGAATGCTCCCCAATTTGATCCTCACGCCGAAAGTCCCTCGATCCGCAAGACAGCAGGCGTCGATCATAGCAAGAGTGTCCCGATATCGAAGCCAATGCTTGCGGCAGCCTCACCAGCTTCAAACAATACGCGCGACTTTATCAATCCTTCCACGGACATGCATCGGAAAATTGGCGCCCCTGGTGGTATTGGCAGTCCAATGATGAACCGTGGTCAGACGACTTCATCATACCGCCCACTGACTCGGCAAAATCTCGATCCAAAACAAGCTATAAGCAACGCAGCTGCAGACAGAGCCGGTTTTGGACCACCCAATGTTAATGGGAAACGACCACCTTTAAGTGACGTGACGAATGCATCTGTCTCTGGCAGCAGCGGGCCTGCTTCAGCAGTCAATGCCAATGATCCCAAAAGACCCAAGATTGATGGGAATTCGACGCCATCCTTAccgccgcagcagcaacagcagcaatag